GACGCGCGTACCTCGATCGCATTCTTCGAAGCAGCGTTTGGTTTCCGCATCCGGGACAGCGTGCATGACGACGGCGCCGTCATGCATGTCGAGATGACATATCAGGACCAGCTGATTGTGATGTTCGCTCCGGAGGGCGCGTTCGGCTCGACGGCCCAAACGCCGAAAAGCGCGGCCACGACGGCACCCCAATCGTTTTACCTCTACGTCGACGACGTCGACTCGGTTTATGCGCGCGCCATCGCGGCCGGCGCCAGGTCGCTGAGCGAACCACAAGATCAGTTCTGGGGCGATCGTTTCGCCCAGATCGAAGATCTCGACGGCTATCGCTGGGCGTTAGCCTGCCATCTGTCTTGAGTGAATGAGAACTTTCCTTATGCCTCGCTTCTTCGTCGGCACCCCGTTCAAAACCGACGACATCGTTTCCTTGCCGGATGAAGTCAACCGGC
This genomic interval from Paraburkholderia sabiae contains the following:
- a CDS encoding VOC family protein — translated: MTAPRPAGVPWLTPYLTVRDARTSIAFFEAAFGFRIRDSVHDDGAVMHVEMTYQDQLIVMFAPEGAFGSTAQTPKSAATTAPQSFYLYVDDVDSVYARAIAAGARSLSEPQDQFWGDRFAQIEDLDGYRWALACHLS